TGGGTGGTACCAAGTCTTAATTTAAACGTAGCGCAGATAAATGTTCACAAAGCACCCGGCTTGTCACTGCATGCATAGAGCCGTGTATAACTATTTCCAAAGCCTGTCACACTCGCAAAAGTACAAAGGCCGGTATTATGCAGAGATGCGtcatgctttattctatactagtcttatccaccgctcacggccggctgatcccgttgataacgtgagcggaccgtcgctctgaccactgaccaagcgcgaaaagcgcgaataggcattagcatcggaaagacatcgctacaaTATACCCGCCTCTCACAACACTAAGGTTAGCCACATaaatagagtttcctacaaaacttACTAGAGGCAACGCTGGCCCTGGGGCCGTTCAGCTACCCTGTGAACGATGGTTAGTACagggatttgtctaatcttcgtacTTGTGGCTTGAAACGCTCGCATGACGTTATTTATTACGTTTTATTTTTATACATTTCCAAGCATTCATACCTTTCTAAACAAAGCAAGGCAATATAGTCTCTGCACACATGCGCAATCATTGCGAATTGTGACAATTATAGCGCAATACGCGCTATAATTATAGCGCAATTATAGCGCAAACCTGAAAATCATCAATTTGTGAAGTCACAAAGTCGCTTCGAGCCAAAAGGCCAAGTTTAGGTGAGTCTGTGTGCTAATCATCGTTCCCATGCTGGCTCAACCACCCTACTctcagctcccgtagacactagcgccagagttccctctagtagttTTTGTTGGAAACTCCATGGGCACAGCGTGAcctccgcgatcagctccggcaatggcgcgctgccggagctgatcgcggaggccaCGGTCACACGTACGGAAAACTGCTGTGTACTAACCGAGATAAATCGATGATGTATTGTAGGCTGATTGGTCCAGCAAATAGCTTTTTTTTGCTGAAGCTCATATTACGTTATCTTGTAAATTTCCAGATCGCATAATCATAAATGCAGGCGCCTCGTAATCGTTGGCATTTGTGTTAAGCAGTCGCATTAAGCTAACTACGCTATCCCTTTAAACCTGATGTGCTGAAGATACAAAGGCAGTCTTTAAGCAAGATTCGGGAGTctgctagttggtattccataacGAGGAGACTGAAGCGTAAGTTGAGAAGGACGACGACAGGACAGGCACTAAAAAGGGCAATTTATTTCAGACCTGTTAAGGAGTGAAACAACTAATCttatctaggcacctcaccggaaaatcATAGGTGTTGCCTTTTATTATATGTACCAACACttttcttaccaacacgacaggtgaagaccaaggactttgagaaggacggatgacttcacgtttgagcatgtcgtccacttgctctgtgatgactcgtcgctctttggccgatacacgatacgggcgctgtcgcaagggggagtgggaactGGTGTCGATGGTGcgagaaacaccggtggcacggcccaatgacgtctgatggcagtcgaaagaagaaagaaacttgtgaaggagagcgagaagttggcggcgatgagatggggaaagagcagggtcgatggcgttgtcaaaacacactaaagacgatgagtctgagacagaagcgatggcgtcaacgtaacaacggtgggagtcggtaggaacatcgagatcgtcaacgtagtcaaccgcctgcaagtatcctagggtctctccacgcagtaggctgatcgggtactggtagtagttggtgaccagcataacagttgacccagatattatagtgagcacggcaaacggaagaacgatgcccgtgcgctgagcaaacacaccggacggcgtgaacactacacTGGCGCCAGAGTcgacagcagacgacaggacaacagccatcgacgactcagggggtatggttgtgtcggcatcaacaataagtttatcggcaacgcgaggagagccggtcagcagtgattcacatagtggtaaaagcgaaacttctgcacgtgaacagtcaatgacagcatgatgacgtgacagaaaatcccaaccaaggatgaggtcgtgagagcacgatggtagcacgaaacactcgattatgtacagaacttcgttgatgacaatacgggccgtgcatacagctgaagggtgaattcgctgcgcgctggcagtggcgagcaccaggccagagggagctgcagtcacttttcggagttttcgacgaaggttctcgtgaatgacggaaacggcagctccggtatcgactagcgcaactgcgggtactccctctacaaaaacagtaataacattttgcggcgaagatggaggtcttgagaacgtcgacgtattagcagttcttgcctcaggaactgcaccagtcagtttcccgcttcagtgtgagctcgacgacgcaggggcgtaatcaaacgccgacgaggggaaagggaacgacgagtttctgatcggcgatcagtttcaagacgtctcggtgaaaatggagacgcggcggcgtattgtggtgcgtaggtgggcgttttaaaggtggtaggcgttgttggggcgcggcggcgacagaagcgcggcacatggccagcaatgccgcaggcgaagcagataggccggttgtcttcagtgcgccacgtcgacgttggacgaaaaaactgcggtgacggtcgggcaacaggaaatgaagccggatgcatgggcgatgaaaaggaagctggcggcggaggaggccgtgcaaccacggctgcgtaactgagcggtagcgacgtagggtgagtgggaaagtcggcatatggcagcggcacactcataggattgggtggggaggttTTAGGAGCTacaggaagcgcttccgatatctgattgcggatggcttgctgtagcgttggagtcaaagctgccgaaggtgagtcgctgtgaggcagcagcgatagctgcctgaccacctcttcacgaataaaatcttttatatgttgcgatagggtcgagttgggcagaaggtcggcagaaaccgcaatgctcgagatggaatcggcgagctgaatgctttggcgagcgatggaacgttggcggcgcagctcgtcaaagctctgacataggttagtaaggacggATACGCTCGCTGGGCTTTTTGCCaccagcatctggaatgcgccaccctctatgcccttgaggatatgcttaatcttgtcatcctctgacatggtgggatttacccgcttgcacaaatcgagaacatcctcgatgtagctggtgaatgtctctccaggctgctgtgcgcgctggcgcagacgctgttcagcgcgtagcttacgcacagcggggcgatcaaacacttcggcaaaaagggtcttaaatgctgaccggcttgaaaagtctgattcatggttgaagaaccacagtttggctacgtcggcgaggtagaaggacacataggacagcttagcctggtcgtcccagttgttatgggcacttacacgttcgtacgatgagatcCAGGATTCCACGTCGTGTTCAGTGGTGCGACTGAaaatgggtggatcgcgatgaagagggacgccggcgcagacgacagtggcagccggtggtgcaggcgacgaagtggctggatcaggcatagtgcagggcgatcgtgttggtgttggcagggttcgagtgcggagctccaggacgaggcgaaggatctcagcaacctccaccaaatgcgacgaggtttattgtcgtcgataacgttgtaagaacgctaggtacaggtaggcactaCAAGGGCtctttgtagcacggggttctctcgcgatcacggcacggtccttcatcttcctcttcagtcggcacatacccaggggcgcctctgcttcattacaatatttTTAATTAATAAAAGTATTTCTCTTTCTCTACATCGCAAACATCGCAAACACGCACGCATGagcgaaggcaacgtcatacgacttatacaagccttcgttatttctcaaataacgtacacggcagcgtttcacaactggacggttgcgtaaagaaacaagctcaacgccctcatacgcaaggcgtacaaatgtgcgttgggacttgcgcccggagtgagcaccaccaagctcctggaactaggcttgcacaacacgctcgaggaactcgtggaggcgcagcaagtgtcccaactcgagcgcctatccaagacccgccgggcaggcacgtgctcgaaaaggtcggcattacataccacacgcagcacggcatcaaagtgaaaattccaagaaccatgcgcgagcaactatacgtgcccccattgcctcgcaacatgcacccccaacaccacacggggagacgtaaaaccagggcacaacacatgaaccaaagttactccaacgacaaggaggcagtcttgaccgacgcagcccgttatcgagacaggaagagtttcgtggcggcagttactagccaccgaggtaaccacctcacgagcgtcaccgtgaacacggcatatgccgaagcggctgaggaagcggccatagcactggccctcacacaaaccaaggctacatacgtgatctgcgatttgCAAACGGTAATtagcaattttgcaaatgggcgcatatcgcaagaggcgtatgacatactcaagcgacatcccatacaccatggagaggccgacgtcgatatcCGAAGGCACTttctatggatcccggcacacactggactgagcacccccaacgaagcggctcaccgcgttgctctaggcctcactcaccgagcatcatcggaggaagagcccccgcgaggtactgcaaacgtctgggcgtgggaggatcgtttgaccaggttccacgacatcacgacacactaccagttacagagacgcgtttactcattccctcacgctaggttagacagggcgcaagcagtgcactacaggcaattacaaactgattcttacataaacccaagactcatgcacgccatgtatccagacatgtacactacaaacagatgcacatcctgtggcgaggttgccacagctaatcacatgttatgggaatgtcaggacataacaaacaattcgggcagtgtcgacacctccgtctcttccaccgccagcctccgctcgcgttggaagaccgcactgctcagctcgaacctgacagtacagctctgggccgtccagcgagccgaggaagccgcttcgagacaaggtctcagaaccgcgtccgcggcgggttcCCAGACCCACTAAAGATACGCCGtgctcaaatcttatcgatttgataataaagtttacgttcttcttcttctttctctatGTCTGTTTTTGTTCAATGTTTATCACATCTTTTAGGCTAATAcaaatatctctctctctctatctctctttctatctATTTTTTCAATGGTTATCAGATCTTTTTAGACATCGATCCATTGTTCTGAGGCACTCCAATCAGGCTCAACCTCGCGTTTCGATCAGCGTTTGATCTTGCAAGCTCTGGAGTGGAAATAGCTAAGCAGTTTTCCTTGCGCTTTGTTCCTTAAAGAAACTGTTTATTTAACATACATGATTATTTACCGAGTGGAGACCAATCCCGTTTAACTTTACGCGCACCAAGAGCCTCGCTTTGAGTTTTACGTTCATGTAAATTCTAAAATCTTGGCATGATGCACGAACCAAACTTTTGCCTAACAATCCTTTCCTCTACCTGCAGCTCTACGCAACGTGAGCAACTTGCACTCCAAGTCAACCGAATGGTCTAAGACATACGGCGACGTCCTCACCTTGTGGATGGCCCACAGGCCTGTGGTGATGCTGAACAGCTACTCAGTTATCCGGGAAGCATTTCTGGAACGACGACATGATTTCGCTGGCCGCTTCCCAACTAGAACGGGTGAGCAAACGAGTGAGGCAAACGAAGTAACAGATGTCACCGTAGAGGGTGTTTATTAAATTTGTTACACATGACTCTCGCAAATTCGACCTTGAGTAATTCGACCTTTTACTTAATTCGAACGCACTGGGACGTCCCAGCGAGAAACCGTACGGTGATATGGCGAGTACAATCGTTCTATAGTTCAAACGCGATAGCGTGCCGCTTCGGTTAACTTCGACCTCCACCGACCCTCACCAGCAACCCTTCATGCACGCCATGAGTATTAAAAGCTTGAAAACAAGAAATTCAGCTGACGGCGCTACTGCTTCCTCAGTCAAGAATCTGTTTTACTTTAGTTTTACTTCACTTTTGTTTTCATAACTTTCATTACATTGCTTTTCTTTTCAGTCCAACGTTGAGACCAAGATTTAACATGTCGACGCTCTTCACTGCATGCCGAGTCTCGCTTCGAGAGCAAGAAAGAGAAATTCATTAGAGATTAAATAAAGCTATAAAAACATATTTGAGTTCGGTAATGTTACCGCTGTTTGTTAGTTCGACCTTTTTTTAGTTGTTGCGCTGCAACATATTACTCCATATTTGCTTACGTATAGTTGGGTGAAGAATATGGGTAGGAAGGCCTCTTTATAGGCCGATTATCCCAAAGTCCCGCGCACTActcataaaagaaaaaagaaacaaagaacaaAATAATGAACCAAACACTGCGCGCACTACAAGACAAGTGACAACCACGTTAGTAGCGTTATCACGAGCATCAGCATCAGCTGGAATGAGCCCCGTCATACGGCTCCTAAGTCTTGTGTGCCAACTTGTGGGACACCTTGCGAAATTCGTCCTACTCGCGAAGTTCATCTTACGATATTTTGtggtattttgtatatttcatgTCGCCCCTAAGAAATCATAAGGCGGACGCTAGTttttataatgtttttttttttctatgtaacTCAGCGCTGACGGGCGTGACGCGTTCGATACGCTTTAATTTATTTCGCATTTCTCGTGCCAGAAGTGTGGGAGCTCGCAAAGCTGCGAAGGAGAGTGAGTGTGATAGTGTGCTGTGAACGAGAGATTTTCCCTTCAGTTTTATTGCCTATATTGCCGATTTCAGCCGCATTGCAAAACCAAGGCAGCCACGACATCTTGTTTGAGGATTACAACCCCCAGTGGAAGGCGCTTCGGAAGGTCGCTTGGTCAGCTGTGAGGCGAGTATACCTTGCCCACTTCGACGTACTCTAGGCTTTTAATGCACTGTGATTTCCTACGCATACTCTGTTTTCTATTTAAAAAGTAAGATTTCACTTTCTAAATGCACAAACAACCGAACGCAAGAAGCGTTATTTGTGCAGCGATGTTACTATGTTTGATCTTCGGCAGCCGATTTTTTTCCAGAACGCAGCAGCGATATTCCACAACGAAGACGAACGCAGCAGAATGATGGGGaaaataaaaggggggggggggggggggggaatgcggAAGTAGTGTCAAATGCAACATATATGCAACATCGTTTGTAGCTTTTTATGTtctaatgttgttgtttttttgtttgttttttttaatgGTGGTGTTGTCTTTTTGTGAAATGTTCCTGAAGACTGGTGGCTACCTGTTGACATGATGAGTATTACTGAATCGCAGAAAGTACGCTGTCAGCGAGTCGTTGGGAACGCTTTGCACCGAGACCGTCGACGCCTTTGTGGACTCCCTAAAAGATAGAACGCAGATCGTGGACTCAAGGAAGCCTATCCTTTCTATGCTCTGCAAGGTCATAGGCGTGTCTATATACGGCAAAAGGTATGTAATACGTTTTGTTGTAGTTCAAATCGTGTTCGCAAGGGAATAGACTCAGCAGCCCCGATTTAATTACTTCACTAAGAAGCGAAGTCACAAAGTCACAATATACTACTTCACATGACCTATCGAGCCAGTCCTACAACCTAACATAGTTTCATGGTCAGtgttccagctatcacgcagcacgattttaaaaaagaggaactgCCTTACGCGAATCAAACCTAGTGCTTATTGTttgcagtacagtggagtagccgccagtaattttttcgttactgagatttaattaggtaattgtaattaattatctcactcgagaagtactgtccttattatcaaagtgtcaatgagaaaattgtagagcaacattaaaaactcccgatacagctttctgttgcttaatacgcgCTACATGTGTTTTTCCGActgcgaaagaagcccgcgaatacacgcagaattgccgcgcgactggccgctcgaggcactttgcgagtattggcgggcttctttcacgctcggaaaaacacttatatgtagcacgcattgagcaacagaaagctgtatcgggagtttttaattttgctctacaattttctcattgacactttgataattaggacagtacttctcgaattagataattatttacttttacctaattaaatcccagtaacgaaaaattactggcggctactccactgtactgaaaaCAATATGCATTAGATTTGCTTATCATAaggccgttcctcttttttttttatagtgctgcgtgatagctgggaccaTTGAGTATACACATGGAGGGTTTTTCTATTGGGGCGGGTCGATGTTGGCAACCTGCAGCGGCCATGTTGTTTCGGTGGCGTCTGTCTAATCTGCTATTTATTGTTCAGTCACTGATGCCAAATCACCATGGCAAGTTACACGATTGAGCAGCACGTCCaaatgataaaactttattatcaaaATGACTGTTCATTAGTGCAAACATGGCGCGCCTTGCGCCCATTTTACGGCAGTCGCAGTGGCCCTTCAAAGTCGTCTCTCCATCCTTTGGTGGCCAAATTCAAGACGACCGGTTCGGTAAATAATTAGCCAACACCCGTACGTCAAAGGAAAGCCAGATCGGGTGAGAACGTCGCCGCGGTCCGTGAAAGGGTGCAGAAAAACCCGAGGCAGTCAATTCCTCGCCGTGCACAAGAACTTGGCCTTTCGCAGACTTCAACTTGGCGAATTTTGCGTGCGGACTTAGGCTTACACCCGTAAAAGATCCAACTGACCCAGGAGCTCAAAGTTAATGGCCATAGACAACACCGTTGGTTCGCTGACTGGGCTTCGGAGCACTTGGAAGAGGACCCCAATTTCGGCCGAGAaatcatctttagcgacgaggcTCATTTTTGGATGAATGGCTATGTTAACAAGCACAATTGCCGTATATGGGATGACGCCAACCTACACGAGGTTCACTAAGTGGCAATGCATGCACAAAAAATTACTGTTTGGAGCGGATTTCAGGCTGGCGGCGTCACTGGTCTGTACTTTTTTGAAAACGACGTTGGTGAGGCCATCACCGTCAACGGCGAGCGCTACAGAACGATGATAAATGATTTATTTTGGCCCAAACTGAACGATATGGACGTAGACGACATCTGGTTCCAGCACGACGGCGCTGCATACCACACAGCGGACGCCACGATGGACATTCTGAATGAAAGATTTGAGAGTATGGTTATCCCTCGCAGAGGTGGCGTGAATTGGCCACCAAGATCGTGCGATTTCACCCCGCTAGACTTTTTCTTGTGGGGTTTCCTGAAGTCCCACGTCTATGCCTATAAGCCGCAATCGACCGATGCCCCTAATATCAACATAATCCCGGCCATCGCTCAAATTCAGCAGGATCTATGCGGCAGAGTAATTGAAAATTGGACCACTCGGATCCGTTCCACCGTGAGAAGCCGCGGCAGACATTTGACCGATGTTATATTGCATACATAACGGCATACATGGGCCTTTCCGCTTGTTTTATTCCATTTCAACATCGACCCGCCCTTATTAAaaaaccttatatatatatatatatatatatatatatatatatatatatatatatattattcacgTCCTGTTAATCAAAAATAAAGTTTGTCATTTTCGTTGCGCAGGCTGCGGGAGGAAATAGGTGACGTCGAACAACTGGAAAACCTCAACCGCCAGTTCTACGAAATTTCCCCcaacggactacccagtgacatCGCGCCCTTTCTGGCCTTTCTCTATATTAAGAGGGAGAGAAAGATGGCGGCCCTGTTCTGCGAGTTAAAGGAGATCTTTCGCAGGCTATTCACGAAAGCTGAGGCAGCCTACATTCCAGGTATGAATTTGTCACCGCTAATACAACAAATGGTGACGTTTATAGAAACGCAGCCGTGCAAGACGCCTGCCATCTTTCTCACattgttcgctaaaacaccccaCAGAGGTTTTACATTTCTTTATTGCATGTCTATCGCAGTGATCGGCTCCAAaaatatatttctctctctctcttttttttcctcccttTCTTTTCTGAGATCACAACTCAAATAAAGTTAGGTAATCCTCCCGCAAATGTTTGTATCTTATCCAAGCGTTAAGACACCTCTTACAGCTTGAAATATTTATTCATATTCATGATGGAAACGGCATTGATGAAATGGGTTTTTACCAGTGCGCAATTGCCACGTTACTATTTACGTACTTTGCTCTGTGGTGCCACAAGGAAGAGCCAGACAATAAACCGCCAGTGTAATCCGGCCTTCCTTGCTTTCGTTATCCGTTTGGAACTCTAAAAAGGTACTGTCTGCTTATAAGTGAAACGGTATCGTGCACAGAAGAACGTTCATCCCCACTGATGACGGCGGAAATAAACTTCCGCCGCACGATATCAGTGCAGCGGCATCAAAAACACGCGTCGCATTTGTCTTGCGACAGGTAACACAGAGAACTTCACGCACGCCATGTTGACCGCCCGAGAAGAAGCCATCAAGGAAGACAAAGCTGATGCGCAGTACTTGACCAAAGACAACATGATTCTCGTTACAATGAACCTCTTCAACGGTAAGTATTGCGGGAGCTGATCCCTACTCCGCGCACATTTCGTATGCCAAAGCCTTTAAGAGTCTGATAACGGTGCATGCAGGTTACCAGTTTGCGCCACGTACATCGGTAAAACGCAAATACCATGATGACCCGCCATGATGTAAACCAACTATTCAGCATTGTTCTCCAGTGAAGCAAATGGTCATTCGTATACCTCTAAGATTCCGCCCTGATGTTACAGGCTACCTAACGAGtcggtatgtat
This genomic stretch from Dermacentor silvarum isolate Dsil-2018 chromosome 2, BIME_Dsil_1.4, whole genome shotgun sequence harbors:
- the LOC119442675 gene encoding steroid 17-alpha-hydroxylase/17,20 lyase-like isoform X1 is translated as MAHRPVVMLNSYSVIREAFLERRHDFAGRFPTRTAALQNQGSHDILFEDYNPQWKALRKVAWSAVRRYAVSESLGTLCTETVDAFVDSLKDRTQIVDSRKPILSMLCKVIGVSIYGKSLSFSLRRLREEIGDVEQLENLNRQFYEISPNGLPSDIAPFLAFLYIKRERKMAALFCELKEIFRRLFTKAEAAYIPGNTENFTHAMLTAREEAIKEDKADAQYLTKDNMILVTMNLFNAGADTSTGTLQWLLLRMAKEPSIQARIQKEIEDNIGSVPPVHGDREKLPFTVACLLETLRMHPAAPVGMPHNTTTDTRVGKWAIPKDTALMYNIYGVHHDPTNWEKPEEFRPERFLNPVTGKVRTDAGPLIAFGMGARICPGEKLAHMDMFYILVRLMQRLSCSIPDGISDVDLNGNGSSLFSHPAQQNIVFTRRD
- the LOC119442675 gene encoding steroid 17-alpha-hydroxylase/17,20 lyase-like isoform X3, which gives rise to MAHRPVVMLNSYSVIREAFLERRHDFAGRFPTRTAALQNQGSHDILFEDYNPQWKALRKVAWSAVRRYAVSESLGTLCTETVDAFVDSLKDRTQIVDSRKPILSMLCKVIGVSIYGKRLREEIGDVEQLENLNRQFYEISPNGLPSDIAPFLAFLYIKRERKMAALFCELKEIFRRLFTKAEAAYIPGNTENFTHAMLTAREEAIKEDKADAQYLTKDNMILVTMNLFNAGADTSTGTLQWLLLRMAKEPSIQARIQKEIEDNIGSVPPVHGDREKLPFTVACLLETLRMHPAAPVGMPHNTTTDTRVGKWAIPKDTALMYNIYGVHHDPTNWEKPEEFRPERFLNPVTGKVRTDAGPLIAFGMGARICPGEKLAHMDMFYILVRLMQRLSCSIPDGISDVDLNGNGSSLFSHPAQQNIVFTRRD
- the LOC119442675 gene encoding steroid 17-alpha-hydroxylase/17,20 lyase-like isoform X2, with amino-acid sequence MAHRPVVMLNSYSVIREAFLERRHDFAGRFPTRTAALQNQGSHDILFEDYNPQWKALRKVAWSAVRKYAVSESLGTLCTETVDAFVDSLKDRTQIVDSRKPILSMLCKVIGVSIYGKSLSFSLRRLREEIGDVEQLENLNRQFYEISPNGLPSDIAPFLAFLYIKRERKMAALFCELKEIFRRLFTKAEAAYIPGNTENFTHAMLTAREEAIKEDKADAQYLTKDNMILVTMNLFNAGADTSTGTLQWLLLRMAKEPSIQARIQKEIEDNIGSVPPVHGDREKLPFTVACLLETLRMHPAAPVGMPHNTTTDTRVGKWAIPKDTALMYNIYGVHHDPTNWEKPEEFRPERFLNPVTGKVRTDAGPLIAFGMGARICPGEKLAHMDMFYILVRLMQRLSCSIPDGISDVDLNGNGSSLFSHPAQQNIVFTRRD